In Candidatus Binatia bacterium, a single genomic region encodes these proteins:
- a CDS encoding TolC family protein gives MRLRAPLYPLLLSLALAWPAASARAAQPSEAPAPLDSIFGASSLDLNSLESAVLSRNPSLAAMRSAWEAMEARADAAGAWDDPRVEGMVAPQSFGSSAGPGWSVQVSQMVPLFGQRAAMGQATRAMARSMREDYRAMRLEMLRMTREVYFQLYLAARSIEVNREIAGLLDQFRRVALQKYAAGTVGQQDALQADVEQGMLEHQLFAASRTRGEVQARLRALLHDETDRAFPDPPRDLPHIGHQLADTTFAAAAANRPELRANAAAIEARRAEIVAAGRMRLPELMLIGRYDRTMDVPEWRTMVGAGVTLPLGFGRSGAGVRAARAELRRAEQERIAESDSIRAQVEIARARVRESSHELEIIETRVVPATERALASVRAGYESNRSDFLTLLTAERDLARARLDRYQSIATVHMALADLERAIGLEPAPLREEDSR, from the coding sequence CGGCCGCCTCCGCGCGCGCCGCGCAGCCCTCCGAGGCGCCCGCGCCCCTGGATTCGATCTTCGGGGCCTCGAGCCTCGATCTGAATTCGCTCGAGAGCGCCGTCCTGAGCCGCAACCCTTCGCTCGCCGCGATGCGCTCGGCGTGGGAGGCGATGGAGGCGCGGGCGGACGCGGCCGGCGCCTGGGACGATCCCCGCGTCGAGGGAATGGTCGCTCCGCAAAGCTTCGGCTCTTCCGCCGGCCCGGGCTGGTCGGTCCAGGTCTCGCAGATGGTGCCGCTCTTCGGGCAGCGCGCCGCGATGGGGCAAGCGACCCGCGCCATGGCCCGGTCGATGCGCGAGGACTATCGCGCCATGAGGCTGGAGATGCTCCGCATGACGCGCGAGGTCTACTTCCAGCTCTATCTCGCGGCGCGCAGCATCGAGGTGAACCGCGAGATCGCGGGGCTCCTCGACCAGTTCCGCCGGGTCGCGCTGCAGAAGTACGCGGCCGGGACCGTGGGGCAGCAGGACGCCCTGCAGGCGGACGTCGAGCAGGGGATGCTGGAGCATCAGCTCTTCGCGGCCAGCCGCACGCGCGGGGAGGTCCAGGCGCGGCTGCGAGCCCTTCTCCACGACGAGACCGACCGCGCCTTTCCCGATCCGCCCCGCGATCTGCCCCACATCGGCCACCAGCTGGCGGACACAACGTTCGCCGCCGCCGCGGCCAACCGTCCCGAGCTGCGCGCGAACGCGGCCGCGATCGAAGCGCGCCGGGCCGAGATTGTCGCCGCGGGCCGCATGCGGCTTCCCGAGCTGATGCTGATCGGCCGCTACGACCGGACGATGGACGTGCCCGAGTGGCGCACGATGGTCGGCGCGGGCGTGACGCTTCCGCTCGGGTTCGGCAGGAGCGGCGCGGGCGTCCGCGCGGCGCGGGCGGAGCTTCGGCGCGCCGAGCAGGAGCGGATCGCGGAGTCCGACTCCATCCGCGCCCAGGTCGAGATCGCCCGGGCGCGCGTCCGGGAGAGCAGCCACGAGCTGGAGATCATCGAGACGCGGGTCGTTCCCGCCACCGAGCGCGCGCTCGCCTCGGTCCGCGCCGGCTATGAATCCAACCGGTCCGACTTCCTGACGCTCCTCACGGCCGAGCGGGATCTCGCGCGGGCCCGGCTCGACCGCTACCAGTCGATCGCAACCGTCCACATGGCTCTCGCCGATCTCGAGCGCGCCATC